In Quercus robur chromosome 11, dhQueRobu3.1, whole genome shotgun sequence, the following proteins share a genomic window:
- the LOC126707331 gene encoding putative FBD-associated F-box protein At3g50710 isoform X5 has translation MKKERRETEEEEHSDIISSLPDCMLAHILSFLPTKHAILTSILSSRWRVLWTLVPVLHLDKPTLDSIRTSTLNYILFPRNPSTLCKLCIDCPRRYFVDKCVQAAILRDVQELDLILDLVLDLDNQPKELPASVFFCTTLVVLKLRGHFLLNPPDSASSSSSMFPSLKTLQISHVYYANHNSLSTLLAACPLLQDLRIKVSDSDLDFLDKEADNKFNILVFVPTLKILVLDCSFLRWSFKLHINTPTLEYFNFKGDLDNDVVSENLPNLFKSVLDVRRCYYLDWMLKLTNFMGPLCNIRSMELWIGTAKYILEHSSSNNHYDIPMFHNLSSLKFYGDLWAMWSPWNAVQLLLCRAPKLQTLTFELNYRCCIRSFSVDIPLKKPLDVPECLSSHLTTCHYKGFSGHAMELVEQILKESKVLKTMKITFNSDIDSKEKLHIHEEIMKFPRTSQTCQIVFD, from the exons ATGAAGAAGGAAAGGAGAGAAACGGAAGAGGAAGAGCACTCTGACATTATCAGCAGTCTACCAGACTGTATGCTCGCCCATATCCTCTCTtttctcccaaccaaacacgCCATTCTCACAAGCATTTTGTCGAGCAGGTGGAGGGTTCTCTGGACTCTCGTCCCTGTTCTTCACTTGGACAAGCCCACGCTTGATAGTATCAGAACTTCGaccttaaattatattttatttcccaGAAACCCCTCCACCCTTTGCAAGCTGTGCATCGATTGTCCTCGTCGATACTTCGTTGACAAATGTGTCCAAGCCGCCATCCTGCGTGACGTGCAAGAGCTCGACCTTATTCTCGAC CTTGTTCTCGACCTTGATAATCAACCTAAGGAGTTGCCCGCCAGTGTCTTCTTCTGTACAACATTAGTGGTTTTGAAATTGAGGGGCCACTTTCTTCTCAATCCTCCTGACtctgcttcttcctcttcttcaatgTTCCCAAGTCTCAAGACTCTACAAATTTCACATGTTTACTATGCGAACCACAACTCTCTCTCCACACTCCTCGCCGCCTGCCCGCTGCTCCAAGATTTGAGGATCAAAGTTAGTGATTctgatttggattttttggaCAAGGAAGCAGACAACAAGTTCAATATCCTTGTATTCGTACCTACGCTGAAAATATTAGTTTTGGATTGCTCTTTTTTACGCTGGTCATTCAAACTCCACATAAACACCCCGACTCTCGAGTACTTTAATTTCAAAGGCGATTTGGACAATGATGTTGTTTCTGAAAATCTCCCCAACTTGTTTAAATCAGTCCTTGATGTTCGTAGATGTTATTATCTAGACTGGATGTTGAAATTGACAAACTTCATGGGACCACTCTGTAACATTAGATCCATGGAATTGTGGATAGGAACAGCAAAG TACATCCTTGAACACTCGTCGTCTAATAATCATTATGACATTCccatgtttcacaatttgtctTCCTTGAAGTTTTATGGTGACTTGTGGGCTATGTGGTCTCCGTGGAATGCAGTACAACTATTGCTTTGTCGAGCTCCAAAGCTACAAACACTCACCTTTGAATTGAATTACCGGTGTTGCATTCGTAGTTTTTCAGTTGACATTCCCTTGAAGAAGCCATTAGATGTTCCTGAATGTCTGTCATCACACCTTACAACTTGTCATTATAAAGGATTTTCAGGGCATGCCATGGAACTTGTTGAACAAATCCTGAAGGAATCAAAAGTATTAAAGACAATGAAAATCACTTTCAACAGTGATATAGACTCAAAGGAGAAGCTTCACATTCACGAGGAGATAATGAAGTTCCCAAGGACATCTCAAACTTGTCAAATTGTATTTGACTAA
- the LOC126707331 gene encoding F-box/LRR-repeat protein At4g14103-like isoform X11, whose protein sequence is MKRQRKLRKAKTHAENQRFRPWLCLAWQIESMKKQGRETEEEQISDIISSLPDCMLAHILSFLPTKHAILTSILSSRWRVLWTLVPVLHLDKPTLDSIRTSTLNYILFPRNPSTLCKLCIDCPRRSFVDKCVQAAILRGVQELDLVLDLDNQPKELPASVFFCTTLVVLKLRGHFLLNPPDSASSSSSMFPSLKTLQISHVYYANHNSLSTLLAACPLLQDLRIKVSDSDLDFLDKEADNKFNILVFVPTLKILVLDCSFLRWSFKLHINTPTLEYFNFKGDLDNDVVSENLPNLFKSVLDVRRCYYLDWMLKLTNFMGPLCNIRSMELWIGTAKYILEHLSSNNHYDIPMFHNLSSLKFYGDLWAMWSPWNAVQLLLCRAQEATNAHL, encoded by the exons ATGAAGAGGCAGAGGAAATTAAGAAAAGCGAAAACCCACGCCGAAAATCAGAGATTCAGACCTTGGCTTTGCTTGGCTTGGCAGATTGAAAGCATGAAGAAGCAGGGGAGAGAAACGGAAGAGGAACAGATCTCCGACATTATCAGCAGTCTACCAGACTGTATGCTCGCCCATATCCTCTCTtttctcccaaccaaacacgCCATTCTCACAAGCATTTTGTCGAGCAGGTGGAGGGTTCTCTGGACTCTCGTCCCTGTTCTTCACTTGGACAAGCCCACGCTTGATAGTATCAGAACTTCGaccttaaattatattttatttcccaGAAACCCCTCCACCCTTTGCAAGCTGTGCATCGATTGTCCTCGTCGATCCTTCGTTGACAAATGTGTCCAAGCCGCCATCCTGCGTGGCGTGCAAGAGCTCGACCTTGTTCTCGACCTTGATAATCAACCTAAGGAGTTGCCCGCCAGTGTCTTCTTCTGTACAACATTAGTGGTTTTGAAATTGAGGGGCCACTTTCTTCTCAATCCTCCTGACtctgcttcttcctcttcttcaatgTTCCCAAGTCTCAAGACTCTACAAATTTCACATGTTTACTATGCGAACCACAACTCTCTCTCCACACTCCTCGCCGCCTGCCCGCTGCTCCAAGATTTGAGGATCAAAGTTAGTGATTctgatttggattttttggaCAAGGAAGCAGACAACAAGTTCAATATCCTTGTATTCGTACCTACGCTGAAAATATTAGTTTTGGATTGCTCTTTTTTACGCTGGTCATTCAAACTCCACATAAACACCCCGACTCTCGAGTACTTTAATTTCAAAGGCGATTTGGACAATGATGTTGTTTCTGAAAATCTCCCCAACTTGTTTAAATCAGTCCTTGATGTTCGTAGATGTTATTATCTAGACTGGATGTTGAAATTGACAAACTTCATGGGACCACTCTGTAACATTAGATCCATGGAATTGTGGATAGGAACAGCAAAG TACATCCTTGAACACTTGTCGTCTAATAATCATTATGACATTCCCATGTTTCATAATTTGTCTTCCTTGAAGTTTTATGGTGACTTGTGGGCTATGTGGTCTCCGTGGAATGCAGTACAACTATTGCTTTGTCGAGCTCAAGAAGCTACAAACGCTCACCTTTGA
- the LOC126707331 gene encoding F-box/LRR-repeat protein At4g14103-like isoform X10 — MKKERRETEEEEHSDIISSLPDCMLAHILSFLPTKHAILTSILSSRWRVLWTLVPVLHLDKPTLDSIRTSTLNYILFPRNPSTLCKLCIDCPRRYFVDKCVQAAILRDVQELDLILDLDNQPKELPASVFFCTTLVVLKLRGHFLLNPPDSASSSSSMFPSLKTLQISHVYYANHNSLSTLLAACPLLQDLRIKVSDSDLDFLDKEADNKFNILVFVPTLKILVLDCSFLRWSFKLHINTPTLEYFNFKGDLDNDVVSENLPNLFKSVLDVRRCYYLDWMLKLTNFMGPLCNIRSMELWIGTAKYILEHSSSNNHYDIPMFHNLSSLKFYGDLWAMWSPWNAVQLLLCRAPKLQTLTFELNYRCCIRSFSVDIPLKKPLDVPECLSSHLTTCHYKGFSGHAMELVEQILKESKVLKTMKITFNSDIDSKEKLHIHEEIMKFPRTSQTCQIVFD; from the exons ATGAAGAAGGAAAGGAGAGAAACGGAAGAGGAAGAGCACTCTGACATTATCAGCAGTCTACCAGACTGTATGCTCGCCCATATCCTCTCTtttctcccaaccaaacacgCCATTCTCACAAGCATTTTGTCGAGCAGGTGGAGGGTTCTCTGGACTCTCGTCCCTGTTCTTCACTTGGACAAGCCCACGCTTGATAGTATCAGAACTTCGaccttaaattatattttatttcccaGAAACCCCTCCACCCTTTGCAAGCTGTGCATCGATTGTCCTCGTCGATACTTCGTTGACAAATGTGTCCAAGCCGCCATCCTGCGTGACGTGCAAGAGCTCGACCTTATTCTCGAC CTTGATAATCAACCTAAGGAGTTGCCCGCCAGTGTCTTCTTCTGTACAACATTAGTGGTTTTGAAATTGAGGGGCCACTTTCTTCTCAATCCTCCTGACtctgcttcttcctcttcttcaatgTTCCCAAGTCTCAAGACTCTACAAATTTCACATGTTTACTATGCGAACCACAACTCTCTCTCCACACTCCTCGCCGCCTGCCCGCTGCTCCAAGATTTGAGGATCAAAGTTAGTGATTctgatttggattttttggaCAAGGAAGCAGACAACAAGTTCAATATCCTTGTATTCGTACCTACGCTGAAAATATTAGTTTTGGATTGCTCTTTTTTACGCTGGTCATTCAAACTCCACATAAACACCCCGACTCTCGAGTACTTTAATTTCAAAGGCGATTTGGACAATGATGTTGTTTCTGAAAATCTCCCCAACTTGTTTAAATCAGTCCTTGATGTTCGTAGATGTTATTATCTAGACTGGATGTTGAAATTGACAAACTTCATGGGACCACTCTGTAACATTAGATCCATGGAATTGTGGATAGGAACAGCAAAG TACATCCTTGAACACTCGTCGTCTAATAATCATTATGACATTCccatgtttcacaatttgtctTCCTTGAAGTTTTATGGTGACTTGTGGGCTATGTGGTCTCCGTGGAATGCAGTACAACTATTGCTTTGTCGAGCTCCAAAGCTACAAACACTCACCTTTGAATTGAATTACCGGTGTTGCATTCGTAGTTTTTCAGTTGACATTCCCTTGAAGAAGCCATTAGATGTTCCTGAATGTCTGTCATCACACCTTACAACTTGTCATTATAAAGGATTTTCAGGGCATGCCATGGAACTTGTTGAACAAATCCTGAAGGAATCAAAAGTATTAAAGACAATGAAAATCACTTTCAACAGTGATATAGACTCAAAGGAGAAGCTTCACATTCACGAGGAGATAATGAAGTTCCCAAGGACATCTCAAACTTGTCAAATTGTATTTGACTAA
- the LOC126707331 gene encoding F-box/LRR-repeat protein At4g14103-like isoform X9, with protein MKKERRETEEEEHSDIISSLPDCMLAHILSFLPTKHAILTSILSSRWRVLWTLVPVLHLDKPTLDSIRTSTLNYILFPRNPSTLCKLCIDCPRRYFVDKCVQAAILRDVQELDLVLDLDNQPKELPASVFFCTTLVVLKLRGHFLLNPPDSASSSSSMFPSLKTLQISHVYYANHNSLSTLLAACPLLQDLRIKVSDSDLDFLDKEADNKFNILVFVPTLKILVLDCSFLRWSFKLHINTPTLEYFNFKGDLDNDVVSENLPNLFKSVLDVRRCYYLDWMLKLTNFMGPLCNIRSMELWIGTAKYILEHSSSNNHYDIPMFHNLSSLKFYGDLWAMWSPWNAVQLLLCRAPKLQTLTFELNYRCCIRSFSVDIPLKKPLDVPECLSSHLTTCHYKGFSGHAMELVEQILKESKVLKTMKITFNSDIDSKEKLHIHEEIMKFPRTSQTCQIVFD; from the exons ATGAAGAAGGAAAGGAGAGAAACGGAAGAGGAAGAGCACTCTGACATTATCAGCAGTCTACCAGACTGTATGCTCGCCCATATCCTCTCTtttctcccaaccaaacacgCCATTCTCACAAGCATTTTGTCGAGCAGGTGGAGGGTTCTCTGGACTCTCGTCCCTGTTCTTCACTTGGACAAGCCCACGCTTGATAGTATCAGAACTTCGaccttaaattatattttatttcccaGAAACCCCTCCACCCTTTGCAAGCTGTGCATCGATTGTCCTCGTCGATACTTCGTTGACAAATGTGTCCAAGCCGCCATCCTGCGTGACGTGCAAGAGCTCGAC CTTGTTCTCGACCTTGATAATCAACCTAAGGAGTTGCCCGCCAGTGTCTTCTTCTGTACAACATTAGTGGTTTTGAAATTGAGGGGCCACTTTCTTCTCAATCCTCCTGACtctgcttcttcctcttcttcaatgTTCCCAAGTCTCAAGACTCTACAAATTTCACATGTTTACTATGCGAACCACAACTCTCTCTCCACACTCCTCGCCGCCTGCCCGCTGCTCCAAGATTTGAGGATCAAAGTTAGTGATTctgatttggattttttggaCAAGGAAGCAGACAACAAGTTCAATATCCTTGTATTCGTACCTACGCTGAAAATATTAGTTTTGGATTGCTCTTTTTTACGCTGGTCATTCAAACTCCACATAAACACCCCGACTCTCGAGTACTTTAATTTCAAAGGCGATTTGGACAATGATGTTGTTTCTGAAAATCTCCCCAACTTGTTTAAATCAGTCCTTGATGTTCGTAGATGTTATTATCTAGACTGGATGTTGAAATTGACAAACTTCATGGGACCACTCTGTAACATTAGATCCATGGAATTGTGGATAGGAACAGCAAAG TACATCCTTGAACACTCGTCGTCTAATAATCATTATGACATTCccatgtttcacaatttgtctTCCTTGAAGTTTTATGGTGACTTGTGGGCTATGTGGTCTCCGTGGAATGCAGTACAACTATTGCTTTGTCGAGCTCCAAAGCTACAAACACTCACCTTTGAATTGAATTACCGGTGTTGCATTCGTAGTTTTTCAGTTGACATTCCCTTGAAGAAGCCATTAGATGTTCCTGAATGTCTGTCATCACACCTTACAACTTGTCATTATAAAGGATTTTCAGGGCATGCCATGGAACTTGTTGAACAAATCCTGAAGGAATCAAAAGTATTAAAGACAATGAAAATCACTTTCAACAGTGATATAGACTCAAAGGAGAAGCTTCACATTCACGAGGAGATAATGAAGTTCCCAAGGACATCTCAAACTTGTCAAATTGTATTTGACTAA
- the LOC126707331 gene encoding F-box/LRR-repeat protein At4g14103-like isoform X6, with the protein MKKERRETEEEEHSDIISSLPDCMLAHILSFLPTKHAILTSILSSRWRVLWTLVPVLHLDKPTLDSIRTSTLNYILFPRNPSTLCKLCIDCPRRYFVDKCVQAAILRDVQELDLILDLDNQPKELPASVFFCTTLVVLKLRGHFLLNPSDSASSSSSMFPSLKTLQISHVYYANHNSLSTLLAACPLLQDLRIKVSDSDLDFLDKEADNKFNILVFVPTLKILVLDCSFLRWSFRLHINTPALEYFNFKGDLDNDVVSENLPNLFKSVLDVRRCYYLDWMLKLTNFMGPLCNIRSMELWIGTAKYILEHSSSNNHYDIPMFHNLSSLKFYGDLWAMWSPWNAVQLLLCRAPKLQTITFELNYRCCIRSFSVDIPLKKPLDVPECLSSHLTTCHYKGFSGHAMELVEQILKESKVLKTMKITFNSDLDSKEKLCIHEEIMKFPRTSQTCQIAFD; encoded by the exons ATGAAGAAGGAAAGGAGAGAAACGGAAGAGGAAGAGCACTCTGACATTATCAGCAGTCTACCAGACTGTATGCTCGCCCATATCCTCTCTtttctcccaaccaaacacgCCATTCTCACAAGCATTTTGTCGAGCAGGTGGAGGGTTCTCTGGACTCTCGTCCCTGTTCTTCACTTGGACAAGCCCACGCTTGATAGTATCAGAACTTCGaccttaaattatattttatttcccaGAAACCCCTCCACCCTTTGCAAGCTGTGCATCGATTGTCCTCGTCGATACTTCGTTGACAAATGTGTCCAAGCCGCCATCCTGCGTGACGTGCAAGAGCTCGACCTTATTCTCGACCTTGATAATCAACCTAAGGAGTTGCCCGCCAGTGTCTTCTTCTGTACAACATTAGTGGTTTTGAAATTGAGGGGCCACTTTCTTCTCAATCCTTCTGACtctgcttcttcctcttcttcaatgTTCCCAAGTCTCAAGACTCTACAAATTTCACATGTTTACTATGCGAACCACAACTCTCTCTCCACACTCCTCGCCGCCTGCCCGCTGCTCCAAGATTTGAGGATCAAAGTTAGTGATTctgatttggattttttggaCAAGGAAGCAGACAACAAGTTCAATATCCTTGTATTCGTACCTACGCTGAAAATATTAGTTTTGGATTGCTCTTTTTTACGCTGGTCATTCAGACTCCACATAAACACCCCGGCTCTCGAGTACTTTAATTTCAAAGGCGATTTGGACAATGATGTTGTTTCTGAAAATCTCCCCAACTTGTTTAAATCAGTCCTTGATGTTCGTAGATGTTATTATCTAGACTGGATGCTGAAATTGACTAACTTCATGGGACCACTCTGTAACATTAGATCCATGGAATTGTGGATAGGAACAGCAAAG TACATCCTTGAACACTCGTCGTCTAATAATCATTATGACATTCCCATGTTTCATAATTTGTCTTCCTTGAAGTTTTATGGTGACTTGTGGGCTATGTGGTCTCCGTGGAATGCAGTACAACTATTGCTTTGTCGAGCTCCAAAGCTACAAACAATCACCTTTGAATTGAATTACCGGTGTTGCATTCGTAGTTTTTCAGTTGACATTCCCTTGAAGAAGCCATTAGATGTTCCTGAATGTCTGTCATCACACCTTACAACTTGTCATTATAAAGGATTTTCAGGGCATGCCATGGAACTTGTTGAACAAATCCTGAAGGAATCAAAAGTATTAAAGACAATGAAAATCACTTTCAACAGTGATCTAGACTCAAAGGAGAAGCTTTGTATTCACGAGGAGATAATGAAGTTCCCAAGGACATCTCAAACTTGTCAAATTGCATTTGACTAA
- the LOC126707331 gene encoding F-box/LRR-repeat protein At4g14103-like isoform X4, with the protein MKRQRKLRKAKTHAENQRFRPWLCLAWQIESMKKQGRETEEEQISDIISSLPDCMLAHILSFLPTKHAILTSILSSRWRVLWTLVPVLHLDKPTLDSIRTSTLNYILFPRNPSTLCKLCIDCPRRSFVDKCVQAAILRGVQELDLVLDLDNQPKELPASVFFCTTLVVLKLRGHFLLNPPDSASSSSSMFPSLKTLQISHVYYANHNSLSTLLAACPLLQDLRIKVSDSDLDFLDKEADNKFNILVFVPTLKILVLDCSFLRWSFKLHINTPTLEYFNFKGDLDNDVVSENLPNLFKSVLDVRRCYYLDWMLKLTNFMGPLCNIRSMELWIGTAKYILEHSSSNNHYDIPMFHNLSSLKFYGDLWAMWSPWNAVQLLLCRAPKLQTLTFELNYRCCIRSFSVDIPLKKPLDVPECLSSHLTTCHYKGFSGHAMELVEQILKESKVLKTMKITFNSDIDSKEKLHIHEEIMKFPRTSQTCQIVFD; encoded by the exons ATGAAGAGGCAGAGGAAATTAAGAAAAGCGAAAACCCACGCCGAAAATCAGAGATTCAGACCTTGGCTTTGCTTGGCTTGGCAGATTGAAAGCATGAAGAAGCAGGGGAGAGAAACGGAAGAGGAACAGATCTCCGACATTATCAGCAGTCTACCAGACTGTATGCTCGCCCATATCCTCTCTtttctcccaaccaaacacgCCATTCTCACAAGCATTTTGTCGAGCAGGTGGAGGGTTCTCTGGACTCTCGTCCCTGTTCTTCACTTGGACAAGCCCACGCTTGATAGTATCAGAACTTCGaccttaaattatattttatttcccaGAAACCCCTCCACCCTTTGCAAGCTGTGCATCGATTGTCCTCGTCGATCCTTCGTTGACAAATGTGTCCAAGCCGCCATCCTGCGTGGCGTGCAAGAGCTCGACCTTGTTCTCGACCTTGATAATCAACCTAAGGAGTTGCCCGCCAGTGTCTTCTTCTGTACAACATTAGTGGTTTTGAAATTGAGGGGCCACTTTCTTCTCAATCCTCCTGACtctgcttcttcctcttcttcaatgTTCCCAAGTCTCAAGACTCTACAAATTTCACATGTTTACTATGCGAACCACAACTCTCTCTCCACACTCCTCGCCGCCTGCCCGCTGCTCCAAGATTTGAGGATCAAAGTTAGTGATTctgatttggattttttggaCAAGGAAGCAGACAACAAGTTCAATATCCTTGTATTCGTACCTACGCTGAAAATATTAGTTTTGGATTGCTCTTTTTTACGCTGGTCATTCAAACTCCACATAAACACCCCGACTCTCGAGTACTTTAATTTCAAAGGCGATTTGGACAATGATGTTGTTTCTGAAAATCTCCCCAACTTGTTTAAATCAGTCCTTGATGTTCGTAGATGTTATTATCTAGACTGGATGTTGAAATTGACAAACTTCATGGGACCACTCTGTAACATTAGATCCATGGAATTGTGGATAGGAACAGCAAAG TACATCCTTGAACACTCGTCGTCTAATAATCATTATGACATTCccatgtttcacaatttgtctTCCTTGAAGTTTTATGGTGACTTGTGGGCTATGTGGTCTCCGTGGAATGCAGTACAACTATTGCTTTGTCGAGCTCCAAAGCTACAAACACTCACCTTTGAATTGAATTACCGGTGTTGCATTCGTAGTTTTTCAGTTGACATTCCCTTGAAGAAGCCATTAGATGTTCCTGAATGTCTGTCATCACACCTTACAACTTGTCATTATAAAGGATTTTCAGGGCATGCCATGGAACTTGTTGAACAAATCCTGAAGGAATCAAAAGTATTAAAGACAATGAAAATCACTTTCAACAGTGATATAGACTCAAAGGAGAAGCTTCACATTCACGAGGAGATAATGAAGTTCCCAAGGACATCTCAAACTTGTCAAATTGTATTTGACTAA